In Yarrowia lipolytica chromosome 1F, complete sequence, a genomic segment contains:
- a CDS encoding uncharacterized protein (Compare to YALI0F13475g, similar to uniprot|P27476 Saccharomyces cerevisiae YGR159c NSR1 nuclear localization sequence binding protein), translating to MGSKSASKGVSKPSKTDKKSKVSSKKAEAIEKSIAELSKKKKDESSSESSDSSDDEDEEMSDASSSSDSDSDSSSDSDSDSDSDSDSSDDEKKEDKKVEEKVVKKAKKEDSSDSSDSDSDSSDSDSDSGSDSDSDSDDEKTEEKTEVKAETKAEPAAEPEAAAEPEFKTVFVGGLSWNVDDDWLTKEFADAGAVSARVITEKATGRSKGFGYVDFASGADAQKCVEEFQDKEIDGRTVRLDISTNVRQTPEQKQRDRSSQYGDQLSEPADTLFVGNLSFDTNRDDLFGIFGEYGSVVSIRLPTHPETEQPKGFGYVQFGSVDEAKAALEGLSGYEYLGRSFRLDYTSPKPAGGFNGGGRGGRGGFGGNRGGRGGFGGDRGGRGGFGGRGGRGGFGGRGGRGGFNTGANTAPLGEFKGKKTTF from the coding sequence ATGGGTTCTAAATCTGCTTCCAAGGGCGTTTCCAAGCCCTCCAAGACTGACAAGAAGTCCAAGGTTTCttccaagaaggccgaggccaTCGAGAAGTCCATTGCTGAGCtttccaagaagaagaaggacgagtcCTCTTCCGAGTCCTCCGACTcctccgacgacgaggatgaggagatgagcgatgcctcttcctcttccgactctgactctgactcttcttccgactctgactctgactctgactccgactctgactcttccgacgacgagaagaaggaggacaagaaggtcgaggagaaggttgtcaagaaggccaagaaggaggattCTTCCGACTCTTCTGACTCCGACTCCGATTcttctgactctgactccGACTCTGGTTCTGACTccgactctgactctgacgacgagaagaccgaggagaagactgaggtcaaggccgagaccaaggccgagcCTGCCGCTGAGCCCGAGGCTGCCGCTGAGCCCGAGTTCAAGACCGTCTTCGTTGGCGGTCTGTCTTGGAACGTTGACGACGACTGGCTCACCAAGGAGTTTGCTGATGCTGGCGCCGTTTCCGCTCGAGTCATCACCGAGAAGGCCACTGGTCGATCCAAGGGTTTCGGATACGTCGACTTTGCCTCTGGTGCTGACGCCCAGAAGTGTGTCGAGGAGTtccaggacaaggagattgacggCCGAACCGTTCGACTCGATATCTCTACCAACGTTCGACAGACCCCcgagcagaagcagcgagACCGATCTTCTCAGTACGGCGACCAGCTCTCCGAGCCCGCTGACACTCTGTTCGTCGGCAACCTGTCCTTCGACACTAACCGAGACGATCTCTTTGGCATCTTTGGCGAGTACGGATCTGTTGTTTCCATCCGACTCCCCACCCACCCTGAGACCGAGCAGCCCAAGGGTTTCGGCTACGTCCAGTTTGGCTCCgttgacgaggccaaggcaGCCCTTGAGGGTCTGTCCGGCTACGAGTACCTCGGACGATCTTTCCGACTCGACTACACCTCTCCCAAGCCCGCTGGTGGCTTCAACGGCGGAGGACGAGGCGGACGAGGTGGCTTCGGCGGTAAccgaggtggccgaggtggcTTCGGTGGTGAccgaggtggacgaggcgGATTCGGCGGTCGAGGCGGTCGAGGAGGCTTTGGCGGccgaggtggccgaggcgGCTTCAACACCGGCGCTAACACCGCTCCCCTTGGCGAGTTCAAGGGTAAGAAGACTACTTTCTAA